Proteins from one Streptosporangium becharense genomic window:
- a CDS encoding ABC transporter ATP-binding protein, with protein MGDAPRTRRLLHLLRGSPRMTGGAGVPVEGRDVLRRAITGQWRHTAGGSVLAAGHQACEALVPVMVGLVIDRAIATGDAGEVARWIAALAVVFAVLSLSYRFSFRLAERASELAAHDLRTELAGRVLRARGGAETGRLPGELVAVATQDAKRVGAVNVAVASAISALAGLLAGGVALLRVSVPLGLLVLLGTPPLLLLAHLLGRPLERRSGDEQERAAHASGVAADLIAGLRVLKGIGAEAAAVGRYRRTSRDSLAATLRAARAQAWHDGGMLILTGVFIAVVALVGGRLAAQGEISVGQLVAAVGLAQFLLSPLSILSWANGELAQGRASAARVASVLAAPPAVTGGDGTLPQDVRGRIRLREVTHDALRGLSLDVAPGELVGVVTADPAVAASLLRVLNRTADPSSGVVELDGVPLSGLDPAEVRRAVVVAEHDADLFEGTLLGNVTAAVPPDAAPDTVEAAMAAAAADEIARVLPHGAATALTERGRSLSGGQRQRVALARALATGAPVLVLHDPTTAVDAVTEARIADGIRKVRSGRTTIMVVTSPALLAAADRVVFVDGGASTAEGTHAELVHGDEAYRTTVLA; from the coding sequence GTGGGTGACGCTCCCCGGACGCGACGCCTGCTCCACCTGCTGCGCGGTTCGCCGCGGATGACCGGAGGAGCGGGAGTGCCGGTCGAGGGCCGCGACGTCCTGCGTCGTGCGATCACCGGGCAGTGGCGGCACACGGCCGGCGGGTCCGTCCTGGCCGCCGGCCACCAGGCGTGTGAGGCCCTGGTGCCCGTGATGGTCGGGCTGGTCATCGACAGGGCCATCGCGACCGGTGACGCCGGGGAGGTCGCCCGCTGGATCGCGGCCCTGGCCGTGGTCTTCGCCGTGCTGTCCCTCAGCTACCGTTTCAGCTTCCGCCTGGCCGAGCGCGCGTCCGAACTGGCCGCGCACGATCTGCGGACCGAGTTGGCGGGCCGGGTCCTGCGGGCCAGGGGCGGCGCGGAGACCGGGCGGCTGCCGGGTGAGCTGGTCGCGGTCGCCACGCAGGACGCCAAACGGGTCGGCGCCGTGAACGTGGCCGTCGCCTCCGCGATATCGGCGCTGGCCGGGCTGCTCGCCGGGGGCGTGGCGCTGCTGCGCGTCTCCGTACCGCTGGGCCTGCTCGTCCTGCTGGGAACCCCTCCCCTGTTGCTGCTGGCGCACCTGCTGGGCAGGCCGCTGGAGCGGCGCAGCGGTGACGAGCAGGAGCGCGCCGCGCACGCCTCGGGCGTGGCCGCCGACCTGATCGCCGGGTTGCGGGTGCTCAAGGGCATCGGCGCCGAGGCCGCGGCGGTCGGCCGTTACCGGCGCACCAGCCGCGACTCGCTGGCCGCCACCTTGCGGGCGGCGCGGGCCCAGGCATGGCATGACGGCGGCATGCTCATCCTGACCGGTGTCTTCATCGCCGTCGTGGCCCTGGTCGGAGGCCGGCTCGCCGCGCAGGGTGAGATCAGCGTCGGCCAGCTGGTGGCGGCGGTCGGGCTCGCCCAGTTCCTGCTCTCCCCGCTGTCCATCCTCTCCTGGGCCAACGGTGAACTCGCCCAGGGACGCGCGTCGGCCGCCCGGGTCGCCTCCGTGCTGGCCGCGCCGCCCGCGGTGACCGGAGGTGACGGCACCCTGCCGCAGGACGTCCGGGGCCGGATCCGGTTGCGCGAGGTCACGCACGACGCGCTGCGCGGGCTGAGCCTCGACGTGGCACCGGGTGAGCTGGTGGGCGTCGTGACGGCGGACCCCGCGGTCGCGGCCTCGCTGCTGCGGGTGCTGAACCGCACCGCCGACCCCTCCTCCGGCGTGGTGGAACTGGACGGCGTACCGCTGTCCGGTCTCGATCCCGCCGAGGTACGCCGCGCCGTCGTCGTCGCCGAGCACGACGCCGACCTGTTCGAGGGAACCCTGCTCGGCAACGTGACCGCCGCCGTGCCCCCGGACGCGGCCCCGGACACGGTCGAGGCGGCGATGGCGGCCGCGGCGGCCGACGAGATCGCCCGGGTCCTGCCGCACGGCGCCGCCACCGCGCTCACCGAGCGGGGCCGGTCGCTGTCGGGCGGGCAGCGTCAGCGGGTGGCCCTCGCCCGTGCCCTGGCCACCGGCGCCCCCGTCCTGGTCCTGCACGATCCGACCACCGCGGTCGACGCGGTCACCGAGGCCCGGATCGCGGACGGGATCCGAAAGGTCAGATCCGGGAGAACAACGATCATGGTGGTCACCAGCCCGGCGCTGCTCGCGGCGGCCGACCGAGTGGTCTTCGTGGACGGCGGGGCCTCGACCGCGGAGGGCACGCACGCCGAGCTCGTCCACGGGGACGAGGCCTACCGGACGACGGTCCTGGCCTGA